In Rhodamnia argentea isolate NSW1041297 chromosome 1, ASM2092103v1, whole genome shotgun sequence, the genomic window AATTAGAtatgaaaatttactaacaactaatttttttaaacacatttttttaaaaaatttaaattaaaaaataagctttaaaatttaacaaaaaaatgttaaaaaaggggggggggaactaaaaatataaaaaaattcaaaaaaatgcaaaaaaaatcaaaaaattaaaatggggggaatgtaaaaaaatttaaaaaattttaaaaaatattcaaaagattttaaaaaaagatgaaaatttttaaaaaataattcttgccacCTAATTGTTTCcgggaataaaaattttgcgCAATTACCAAACGAGTTTTTACTTGAGAACACAAATTTTGTGTTGTTACCAAACGCattatgattctctaaaaatcatctagggaacagaataaaaaaatatgattttaatcataatcatttttttggaatagaaTCATTGCTAAACAGGCCCTTAATTGGTCTGGGTACATGTAAGCCCAAATGCAAAGATGTTGTAGAACGGGGACAGGTACAAATGGAGTTGGCCCACGTAGAAGCCCAATAAGGAAGGAAGACGAGCTTCATATGGCGTAAGGCCCAGAAGATACATTAGCAAGCTCTTAGTCTTTCAATGCCATGAGAAACAATACGAAACTCGGTGAAGTCCGTTCTACATGGCTCAATAACCCATATTTCTCACGTTATGTAGAAATTTTACATAACTTGAGAAATATTTCCATTCAATCGATCGATCTCCTACGGATACACACAAAATACTTGCCCGCCCGCCCGCTTCATATAAGGAACCGCTCATAGGGGCGCGGACACCAGGCAGCCCATTTACATTATTCTTTGTACTTAGAGTGATTAGGTTCATTACAATTGAAattccttttgattttcttccaAATTTCTTTACTCTTGAAGTTGAAGACTCTTGACACCGAGAAGTCAAATTTCGCATAGGATTCTCCGATCGGTTGAACGTCAGATTGCTTCCTACGGTTTGAAATCACATCTTAAAAGAGTACAGTGAgactaaaatttttgaaatgctGTCGGTTCTTTCGTCATGATATTGGTTACTATTGATTTTAATTATAAGGAAATATGCAGAGATTCCTTCTTTTGCCCTAAGTTTAATTTGAGCATAAGGCCAGGGGCATAAAAGGTGCGTTTCGGTACGTGAAAGATAAACATTAGGCCACTGACAAAAGTTCACCTAAAGACTTCATTGGATTGGTGCATGTTAAAGTCTTATTAGCTCCCAAAAACTTGTACACAAAAAGAGATTAGGGAGCAAGTTTTGTTATGATCTGGACGAAGGAAATTTCGGTTAACAAATCTTAAGGTTATTTGATCAAATCTCACGAACTACGTGCGAATTGTTCCGAGTCCGGATTAAGGCCGCTTGCATAGGCCACATCGACTTTCTATGTCTTAATCTGTGCGCAGGTTCTTGACACGTGGCTCTTTGATGTTGGGTATGCTTGATAGACTTTGAATAGTCAAGGATTTGAGATAAATTAGTACACTTACGTAAGATAAAAACATCTCCCTGTTTCTAAATTAGCGTAAATTCATGAGTAGATTTGCTgcaattctctctcttcttccatcttccCACCCATTTCGTCCACCGAGTACTGAGATATTTATGTGCTATCTataagaaagacaaaaataataatttatgtggCTTAGAGAACCCCCAATTATAAAACATTATCTTATTTTGAAATAAACAGGAGGGCAGACTCTGCAGATGTTATCCTTACTTCAACCAGGGGCTTGCTTGGATCATTGGTGAGGTTGAAAGGTTACCTCACCAAGGAAAGGAGATATTTCCCCTACAGAAGTCTCTATGGCATGTCCGTTTGATATATAGGTATGGCAGAAATTATagatgcattctttaatttaaCGTATCGATGCCCACACGTCCTGCACCACCCTTTATTATGCTTAACATATGACGGATCTCCAGATTCGAACGAGGCCTTTGACAAAGTAGTTTAAAGACTTACTTAGGTCGGTTATGTGTTATTtactagaaaaatgaaaataataatttatgtggCTTAGAGGACGCCCAATTATAAAACATTATCTTATTTTGCAATGTCAAGACTAGTGATGGGGACTGTGGCCTGTCGGCAAATTCGTGCACACGGTCCCCCTTGTTCTGTAAATCAGTCACGTTTTTAACCTTTAAAGTTttaaaggagtataaaagattaaaaaatagtTGGTGGCACGAATAATTTAGGGCCAAAATAGAAAAGCTGAAAGAGAGGGCGTGCATTATGAAAGTGGAGGATGGAAATGGACTTGGAGTGCGATTGTAAAGTGGGAAAGAAGAATCAACGTggggaaaaattgcaaaaatgcttCAACCCGCTTTTGTATCAactcaatcttaaactttttatatttatgacaaTTAAGTCCATTCGACCAACTTTGACAGGCCGGCactaaattattaaatattgcCTCGTCAACACTAGCCGAGTCCACATCCGAGCAGGCCGAGTCCACGTCCGCGCGGGCCGGGTCAAGTTGGCCAAATAGACCGAATttacacaaatataaaaggtttaggactgaattggaataaaaaaaaggtttcggactgaattgacataaatgcaaaaggtttatgattgaatttacaaaattaaaaagtttatatttaaattggtaaaagtacaatggatttaagattttttagaaaattttcctgAAATAAAGTTTAGGGAAAGCTACAAAAAGTAATCCCTGTGTACTGTTGCTCAAAATCAATTTGGGTTTATGTACTTTACTTTATAATAGATATGATCTCCTGTATTTTGTAACGGATATGATCTTCGAGCTAATTTTCTATTGTAATTTtaggacaatttttgtaattttcttatcCAACTGAATATACGTCGTTGAAGtctgaccagaaaaaaaaaaaaaaaaacgtcgtTGAAGGTTTTCTTAACATGTACCATCTAGGGACATTCTAATCTCCGTCTTCATAAACTTTAACGAACCTTTTGGAACTTCCtccatgttttttgttttttttttccttgtattttAGACTTTTGGACTCGAGTAAAGTCCTTAAACCGCTTCGCCCGAACTCTGGGATATAAAATTCGAGAGTATTTCTTagaatgaagggaagaaaaatatcttCTCTCAACCGAGGAGAATGATGGTGGGGAAGACAAACTCCACATCATCTTCGGATGACTACCACTAGGTAGGATCGTATAGTAGCGTCCCGTGCCTGGAGTGAATCATCGGAGCTTCGGCTCCTGCGTCGTCGGCTTGTGCTTCGCGTAGTGTCTTTGAACCGACTTATCAGCAATGTACCCCCGATTCAAAGACACTGTACGAAAATTTTAACGAGCCTTTTGGAACTTCCTCcgtattttcctcttttttcattGTATTTTAGACCTTAATTTCTGTTTTTAGTCATTTTCGGTTTTCTTCTAATCCGCGATTAGAGTTAATAATTTGAATTAGCATTTCTTTTAGTTTTGATGTACTTATATGTCTTTGCTGATTTTGGGAACTTCATActcatttttggttttttcttgtttctactcCATGCTTTtttggtttctctttctttcttgaaatttaccagccttttttttttatcctattttcGTCCTTCCGATTTCATCCCATTTTCAGGGTTACACAATCAATTTCGTGCCTGATGAGTTTTGACATTATCACAGTAGGATTATTAATGATATAATGTGGAACGACATGAAATTGACTTGAATATAAATCCAAACATGTTAACTTTATGTCGAGTTCGATTCATGTTATCACGGACGGTAAAAAAGAATCACCTAATTAGTAGATGGAATaaagatcgaaaattttgagaaaaaaagttcTTTCTTATTTATAAGTAAAACGCGTGGGAGAGGGCACAACTACTCACtgtcgggaaaaaaaattgtgcttGTGTCGGATGttgattagatttttttcaGGTTGACTAATGACTTAAGCAAATTCGAGCCATTGGATCCTTATACCACTTTTAAGATTCTAATTCGAATAATTTGAAAGCAATTTGAACAGTCTCATGCCGATAATTTCCTAATTAAAGAGcattttcaccaaaaagaaaaagaaaaagaaaaagaaaagagtcgataaaggaagaagaatggTATGTGCGATGTGCCAGTCCTGATCCTCATTTTGGACCACGCGTATACAGGAAAAAATTATGAAGCAACCAACCTTTCTCTGTCTGTCGGCAAAGAATTCAATACGTGGTGTATTACATGGACTTCAATTTCCTCAAGCAATCACATCCATATGTTTTCCCCACAATCATGTAGAAAAGTTGATTGCCCCTATCcattcgaaaatttgatccgACATAATCCAAatagtgatttaaaaaaaaaaggaaaaaaaaagttgaactgATTTATATGTCctctaaaaataatttgattggCCAAGCCTCACCTCGGTCTCGCGGCTATGGAGGAGCCGTGAAGACTTGGTTGCCGGAGCATGAACATAGAGAGGGAGGGGCCGGCGGTATTAATATAAATTCGAGCTGTGAAAAATGATGGCCTCCATGTCAATCCCCCTTGATATAATGGTCCAAATTCAGTTTAATagagaaaattgtctaaatttttttaaaattattgtgttttttgtcaattcagttttaaacccttttaattttgtcgatTGAGCCATAAACGTTTTCacgttttaccaattaagtttaTCCGATTCATTTtagtcgaaaattgctgacataaaCGCGACCGTTTGAATTAAAAGCCTGATTTCCGAGCAGTAAGAAAAGATGGTCTCCATTTGATATAATGGTCTAAATTCTGCGGTTAAGTTTGTGGAATAATGGCCAGTTTTACAAGTAAGGAGAAAACGAAAAATGGCCGTGGTGGATGCGATAATGGATAAAAAGCCTAAAATGCGGGGAACATGAAGTATATCATCTTCAGATAAAGGATACCAATCAGTCGCCTCATTTCAAGCCACTGGTCTTCCTCCACATGACTCCTTGGTCACCAGTCAGGTATTTGGGCCCCCACTCGTTTCCTTTATAAATTCCCCATTTCTTCCGCCTTCAATCACCACACAATCTCACCTAACATAACCTTGGAGAACGAGATTTCCTTGAGAGAGAGATTCACCAAAATGTCTGATCACGGTCACCACGGCCCCGGCGGAGGCCCTGGCGGGCATGGCCCCGGTGGGCACGGCCCTGGCGGAGGCCCCGGAGGTCCTGGCGGAGGCCCTGGAGGCCACGGTGGTGGTCCTGGCGGCGGAGGCCCTGGCGGCGGAGGCCCTGGCGGACATGGCCCCGGCGGAGGTCCGGGCGGACACGGCCCCGGTGGAGGACCTGGAAGCCACGGTGGTGGTCCTGGCGGAGGAGGCCATGGAGGTCCGGGTGGTGGACCCGGGGGAGATCACGGCCATGGTGGACCGGGAGGGCATGGCCCCGGAGGCCATGGTCCTGGAGGAGGCCCACACCACGGTGGACGCTAGTTCGCCACCGCTCCGCGGTTGTGGACTAGTGCCACATGGTTGATATGTGATGTGAAGTGTCTCCGGTGCCTTTTTAACTCTCTTTTATCTGGGAAAAAAAGGGACAATAAGCACCATGTGGAGTCGGTCATGTAGTTTGAGCTTGCAAATATCCTAATGAATTTCAAGTTCCTAATTTGATCCATAGCTTTGTTGCATGAGATGTTCGCGCGTGTACACTTGATGAAGTTGACCAAGTTTACAGTCTGTTTCGAGTTCTCTTCATCTAATGTTTTGGGCAGAAATTGGAAATGTTCGAGAAAGATTAATGAAATAATCACCATTTAGCATCAAAAGGAGTGTACAAAACGGCAAAAGGGTGGGATCATATGTTCCAAAGGGATCAGCAAAAGTTGAGGGTGTCTTCAGGATTTATTTGCTATATAGCAAGATCATGGCGTCTACAATCTGGGGCAGAAATTACAGTTTAGCCAACTCATAAGTTCTGGTTCAGCGTACGCACAAAGTAACTTAGAAGGGATTCTAAAGGAACGTGGGATACAAGGAGAAGTACCAAAATTTGCAATGCAGTCGGCCCCAGAACCAAATCAGAGAACCAAAAAGCAAAGAGGACAATAGTTTTATGTTGGCTTCAATTAGACAGAAACTTCTAATTGTCCCTTTGAATTCGTCGCCACACGAATTTATATCTCTAAACAGAGGATGAAATACAGTTAACAGAATTTAGGGTTCAGTTTAGGATTTAAGATAGGAATTAAGTTACAAAATGATGTTAATATACGGATATGTCGTAGTGATGATGTAATCAATGTCCAGGGGCCGTCCCGGGACTGGTTGAGACCCTTGGCAAGGCCATCTCTAAGCATGCTGTCCAGCCCGTGACAGGTGCTGGACCGCAAGATTAAAGAGTCCAGCCCGTGACAGGTGCTGGACCGCAAGATTAAAGAGTGCATTGGCCCCGCAAACGATCCGAACAATCACCGACACGTCCACAGGGCATGGAGaccattattttttcttaaggacaattatcaaaaaaatttctgaatttattgaacttatatcaattcagttctaaacctttcaactgTATCAATATAGATCTAAGCCTTTTtgcgttttgccaattgagtctatcaagACAATTTTAGTCTGAAATTACCGATGTCGACGACGGCCATCCTACGCGGTACAATttaaagatttataactaaattggcacaaatgaaatAGGTTTACAATTCTTTTGTAATATATGTTGGGAAATATGATGATCACAttggaagaaatgaaattatttgcTTTACAATGTTGCTAATGATTACCGAAAAAATCCTTCAGGATATAATAAAATCTCGGAATGAGAATATCATATAGCAATTTTGCTATTTTTGCAAGAATTCTCAAGGGGAAACAATGGAAAAGGCGGTTGTATccctttttaaaagaaaatgaaagtagaAATTGAAGCAAGTGAACATCAAACAAAATCGTTAATGTATAATAGCGAAAAGAAGACAACTTTCGTGTCCGCAAACTATAAATtcggacacaactcttcatgttcAAAAACTATCATGTCTAAAAAATTGCAACCTTTTAAAGGTtgtaagaaatttaaaataaatatttaaaattaataaagatAACCGCAACTCTTTTGTGAACAATCGCACTATTTCGCTAGAACACAATAATTATTCTTTataatattaaatttaaaatttagtaaataaaaaataataatcattgaTTATTATCAATTTCGATCTGTGATCGCGCAAGTGTGTTAAGTGTTTAGTGTGTCTAATAATCGTGTCAAATTCGTGTCCCCACACGAGGATATAGCAGCATCTAGCCCACTTAACTCATTATCTTCATTTGAAAGGCTAGAATAGCCTTTGACTTATATATTGGCTCACACTCTCATTTTTCCTAACAAGAAAAAGGCATCGTTTTGAAACAAACTACCAACAATCCCTCATTTTGTTTGTAACACATAagatttctaaataaaaatttagaaaataaaatacaacCAAAATTTCCATTAGATCAATAAACCTACATAAAGGTCTCTTTTGAGTTAAACCTTTACTTATTGCAAGTATATCAAAATTCTATATAAGTTACAAATAGTTGTAACTTTGAACTTGTTACTTTTATCGACCTGTAACTAGCAAGATTTTCTGACTATAAATACATAGGAAAATTAGCTGATTGTTAGGAGTAGATTCTAGTCAAATCCCATAAATCATGGAATTGTAATTGCTCTCTTATTTAggctttgtttccttttttgtttgctaGGATTTCTCTGTATATTAGCCTATAAATGTAACACTGTAAAGTAGCAAAACACAATGAATGAGAATAAGAATTTCTCTCCATCAAATTCTCACATGGTATCAGTGCCCTAGGCTAGATTTCTGGATTTCAAATTGTAGCATTCATTGCTGTATTTTTCAGCCTTCATTGTTGTCTATTCTccagaaaatttttcttttgtgcgCAGCCTTAATAGCTACATTATTCCGATTGCTAACCTTCTCTCTCCAAAATGATCACATCTGAAACCACACCCAAAGCCACATATGTAACACCCCGTAAATAGATctaaataaataagaattgGACGTAATGGATTGGAAAGCTGACTTATGCGGAATGAAGTAATGGACAGACAGATGTAACTTTGAATTTGTGCTTGGGTCAACAAACAAATGGCGGTTGTGAGGCCGGGGATTGGGTTGGTTATTTGGAAAATCTCGGCCCACAAAGTACCCGGTCGTAGAAGGAGTCTATTGAAGTCTTAATGGTCTTGGCCAGCCATCGTAGGCTGCTCGGCGCTGGCCCAGCTCTTTTTGAATAGCTGggtcttctttttgtttcagctaacaaaatttttgggctataataataataaggccCAAATTGCCAATCCAGTAGTAACTTTGTTAACTCACCTTAAACCGTTGCTCACCCCAAAGTGACAAGCGGCAGAGTTTTCTCTTTCGGTACCTCCTCGACGACAGAACTCGATACTgcctttttctctctgttttgcGACCGCTTGGTTGGCCCAACTTCTTGCGATTGGTTAAGTGTCCAGCAACTTCTCAGCTCCGGGCGAACTCAAATCTTAGCACGCGGCAAGATCCAGTGTGAGTCGTGTCTCTAATTCATTTACTAGCCCCGTGCAACGCGAACTGGAATGGATAAGTTTGGGGAGATTGGGTTTTGACTCGTAAAGTAAAATTACTATTTATAAGTGGCCAttgggtgcgcatggtaacacttcatattgatttctcaacttctcgaccgaagttgatttctcaacttctccttcaaagcgtaagatgatttttctacttttacttcaaattaacttctgatcggaaaaattcgtttgattatggttgaaaatttctacttctagaacattattaacaaaatcttcgacggTCGGTCGGCGGCGGGCGACCGGTGGCGGGCGGCCCGCGGGCGACCGGGAGGCGGGCGGCCGACATCCGGCGGCGACCGGTGGCGGCCGGTTAGGCGGGCGGCCGGCGGGCGGCGATGcgcggtcggtggaggtcaatgtgatcgaagaagtgattctaaggtggagaagtaaaaaaaaattacttctcaaagttggcaaaaaatcttgccgtaaattaaaaattctaccaGAAGTTGAAAATTCTAccgtaagtcaatttttttaccaaaacgatttctacttcggcaaggtttttaccaaacagatttcccCGCCAGATTGACTTCCGGCAGAGAAATCCAGAagtagaagtgatttcatgcgcaccctaattATGCAAGTGGCCTTAATCCGGACTCGGAACATTCGCACGTAATTCGTGAGATTTGATCAAATAACCTTAAGATTATCCATTCCAGTTCGCACGTATTTCTGTTGCTGCGGGAAGACTTTTGCCTGGTCATCAGTCAATTCAAATGTAATAATCTCCCCCACGATCAATCCTCACGACAGCAGACTCATTATTGTCAGTTTGGCAGCAACAGCAAgactcttgatttttcaattcggTTTAAATCTCGAGCCAAGTCCTCAAGAATAATTTAGGTAAGATTCCATAAATCACCATTATCGAGTTAAGTACATCATATAATATGACAAGCGTGCGATTGGCATTGTGAATTTGATCATTAGTTTGAGGAGGATCCTTCTCCcaaacaacaatttttttttaaaggaacaGTAAGAAAAACCCACCCCCTTTTAAAATCGGAGTTTCTAGAGATTTACTAATAACCCGCGGGAGGACAATGTTGACTATTGAGCCTACGATTTGATAAGGTTAATCAAGGGAAAAGATAATTGGAGTCGAGATGAAAAGGACGAAAAATAATCTTGAGGGGCTCACCCTCACTACGTGTCGATTTAATAATAATTCGTTTGACCAACATGGATTTGATCGAGTCAAGACGATACGATCGcattttttttagtgaaaaaaGTGGGAAGGAAGTTTTGATCAAATTTGAGACGTGATAAGAGAACAAGTCAAATGAATAAAATACATCAGTGAATTGgatatattataattttttattttcttttaatccgcAATTAGAGTTAATAATTTGAACTAGCatttcttttagttttcatGTACTTATAtgtcttttctgtttttgggaaCTTCATACTCATTGttggttttttcttgtttctactccatgcttttttttgtttctctttttttgttttatatccTATTTTTGTCCTTCCGATTTCATCCCATTTTCAGGCTTACACAATCAATTTCGTGCTTGATGAGTTTTGACATTATCACAGCAGGATTATTAATGATATAATGTGGAATGACATGACATTGACTTGAATATGAATCCAAACATGTTAACTTCATGTTGAGTTCGATTCATGTTATCACCGACGGTAAAAAAGAACCACCTAATTAGTAGATGGAATaaagatcgaaaattttgagaaatgacTCAAACAAAGTTCTTTCTTATTTATAAGTAAAACGTGTGGGAGAGGCAACCTGCACAACTACTCTCTATCGGAAAAAAGTTGTGCTTGTGTCGGATGttgattagatttttttcaGGTTGACGAATGACTCAagcaaatttgagccattggaTCCTTTTAACACTTTTAAGATTCTAATTcgaataatttgaaaagcaaTTTGAACAGTCTCATGCCGATAATTTCCTAATTAAAGagcattttcacaaaaaaaaaaaagaaaaaaagaaaaagaaaagagtttgGATAAAGGAAGAAGAACGGTATGTGCGAT contains:
- the LOC125312652 gene encoding uncharacterized protein LOC125312652 isoform X2 gives rise to the protein MAPVEATVVVLAAEALAAEALADMAPAEVRADTAPVEDLEATVVVLAEEAMEVRVVDPGEITAMVDREGMAPEAMVLEEAHTTVDASSPPLRGCGLVPHG
- the LOC125312652 gene encoding uncharacterized protein LOC125312652 isoform X3 — its product is MAPVGTALAEAPEALADMAPAEVRADTAPVEDLEATVVVLAEEAMEVRVVDPGEITAMVDREGMAPEAMVLEEAHTTVDASSPPLRGCGLVPHG
- the LOC125312652 gene encoding uncharacterized protein LOC125312652 isoform X1; translation: MAPVGTALAEAPEVLAEALEATVVVLAAEALAAEALADMAPVEATVVVLAEEAMEVRVVDPGEITAMVDREGMAPEAMVLEEAHTTVDASSPPLRGCGLVPHG
- the LOC125312652 gene encoding uncharacterized protein LOC125312652 isoform X4, which encodes MAPVGTALAEAPEVRADTAPVEDLEATVVVLAEEAMEVRVVDPGEITAMVDREGMAPEAMVLEEAHTTVDASSPPLRGCGLVPHG